The following coding sequences lie in one Seriola aureovittata isolate HTS-2021-v1 ecotype China chromosome 5, ASM2101889v1, whole genome shotgun sequence genomic window:
- the LOC130170026 gene encoding ras-related protein Rab-27B-like, which translates to MADWDYDYLIKLLALGDSGVGKTTFLYRYTDNKFNRKFTTTVGIDFREKRVMYTGTGSDGTTERNFKVHLQLWDTAGQERFRSLTTAFFRDAMGFLLMFDLTNQQSFLNVRNWMSQLQANAYCDSPDIVLVGTKADLRDARDVHARQARDLADRYGIPYFETSAVTGVEVDQAVSTLLGLVMKRMEHSTYGGPSPAPNGSPVTSHEVVEAPVRRRCAC; encoded by the exons ATGGCTGACTGGGACTATGACTATCTGATCAAGCTGCTGGCACTTGGGGACTCTGGGGTGGGAAAGACCACCTTCCTCTACAGGTACACCGACAACAAGTTCAACCGCAAATTCACAACCACAGTGGGCATTGACTTCAGGGAAAAGAGAGTG ATGTACACAGGGACAGGTTCTGACGGGACGACTGAGAGGAACTTTAAAGTCCACCTTCAGCTCTGGGACACAGCAGGACAAGAGAG GTTCCGCAGCCTCACCACAGCTTTCTTCAGAGATGCCATGGGCTTCCTGCTGATGTTCGACTTGACCAATCAGCAAAGTTTCCTCAACGTCAGGAACTGGATGA GTCAGCTACAGGCCAACGCGTACTGTGATAGTCCAGATATCGTGTTGGTGGGCACCAAGGCCGACCTCCGAGACGCCAGGGATGTTCACGCCAGACAGGCCAGAGATCTGGCGGACAGATACGG cATCCCCTACTTTGAGACGAGCGCAGTGACAGGTGTTGAGGTGGACCAGGCCGTGTCCACCCTGCTGGGCCtggtgatgaagaggatggaGCACAGCACATACGGAGGCCCCAGCCCCGCACCCAACGGCAGCCCCGTCACCAGCCACGAAGTAGTGGAGGCTCCCGTCAGGAGGAGGTGTGCCTGCTGA
- the LOC130170025 gene encoding sia-alpha-2,3-Gal-beta-1,4-GlcNAc-R:alpha 2,8-sialyltransferase-like: protein MVRIAKALGLVILCVAVLILSLISYVSLRKDSLFTSSKYYMGGPRIMFHAGFRSQFAMNFLDPSFIPLTNALNEELQGKPSKWKFNKTAFYQQRKDIFSYIDIPNNFSLTKNRVRVGQLMHFDYSSHKYVFSISNNFKSLLPDTSPILNKHYSMCAVVGNSGILTGSHCGPEIDQADFVFRCNFAPTEVYSKDVGRKTNLTTFNPSILERYYNNLLTIQDRNNFFLNLKKLEGAILWIPAFFLHTSATVTRTLVDFFVEHKGQLKVELAWPGNIMHDVNKYWKTKNLSPKRLSTGILMYTLAYAMCDEIHLYGFWPFGWDPNTGKELPYHYYDKKGTKFTTKWQETHQLPSEFKLLYKLHREGVTKLSLTHCTA, encoded by the exons ATGGTCCGCATCGCCAAGGCCCTGGGTTTGGTTATTCTGTGCGTCGCTGTGCTCATACTGTCGCTCATCAGCTATGTCTCCCTGAGAAAAGAcagcctcttcacctcctctaaATATTACATGGGAGGCCCGAGGATTATGTTCCATGCAGGATTTCG gtctCAGTTTGCCATGAATTTTCTGGACCCATCCTTCATCCCATTAACCAACGCCCTGAACGAAGAGCTTCAAGGAAAACCGTCCAAATGGAAGTTCAACAAGACTGCTTTTTATCAGCAGAG gaaAGATATCTTCAGCTACATCGACATTCCCAACAACTTCTCCCTCACAAAGAATCGAGTGCGTGTTGGCCAGCTGATGCACTTTGATTACTCCAGCCACAAGTACGTCTTCTCCATCAGCAACAACTTCAAATCCCTGCTCCCAGACACCTCTCCTATCCTCAACAAGCACTACAGCATGTGTGCTGTGGTGGGAAACAGCGGCATCCTGACCGGCAGCCACTGCGGTCCAGAAATCGACCAGGCTGACTTCGTCTTTCGCTGCAACTTCGCTCCCACGGAGGTCTACTCCAAGGACGTGGGCAGGAAGACCAACCTGACCACCTTTAACCCCAGCATCCTGGAGAGGTACTACAATAACCTGCTGACCATTCAAGACAGGAATAATTTCTTCCTCAACTTGAAGAAGCTGGAGGGAGCCATCCTGTGGATCCCCGCCTTCTTCCTCCATACCTCAGCCACAGTGACCAGGACCCTGGTGGACTTCTTTGTGGAGCACAAGGGCCAACTGAAGGTCGAACTGGCCTGGCCGGGAAACATCATGCACGATGTCAACAA ATACTGGAAGACTAAAAACCTCTCTCCCAAACGTCTCAGCACTGGAATACTCATGTACACTCTGGCCTATGCCATGTGCGACGAGATCCATCTGTACGGCTTCTGGCCCTTCGGCTGGGACCCCAACACGGGCAAAGAGCTGCCTTACCACTACTACGACAAGAAAGGGACCAAATTCACCACCAAGTGGCAGGAGACTCACCAGCTGCCCAGCGAGTTCAAGCTGCTCTACAAGCTGCACAGGGAAGGCGTGACCAAGCTCAGTCTGACGCACTGCACTGCTTAG